From a single Bufo bufo chromosome 9, aBufBuf1.1, whole genome shotgun sequence genomic region:
- the LOC120979312 gene encoding uncharacterized protein LOC120979312 — MALCGTHRSRRCCRSCPAVMALCGTHRSRRCCRSCPAVIALCGTHRSQTFCRSCAAVMALCGTHRSQTFCRCVVLTAPGRSAALVLPSWRCVVLIGPGGAAALVLLSWRCVVLTAPRRSAALVLPSWRCVVLTGHGGAAALVLPSCRCVVLTGPGRSAALVLPLCGTHCSRTFCRSCPAVMALCGTHRSRRCCRSCPAVVPLCGTHRSRTFCRSCPAAVWYSLLPDVLPLLSCRHGAVWYSPVTEVLPLLSCRRAAVWYSPVPDVLPLCGTHCSRTFCRSCPAVMVLCATHRSRTFCRCVERRLR; from the exons ATGGCGTTGTGTGGTACTCACCGCTCCCGGAGGTGCTGCCGCTCTTGTCCTGCCGTCATGGCGCTGTGTGGTACTCACCGGTCCCGGAGGTGCTGCCGCTCTTGTCCTGCTGTCATAGCGCTGTGTGGTACTCACCGCTCCCAGACGTTCTGCCGCTCTTGTGCTGCCGTCATGGCGCTGTGTGGTACTCACCGCTCCCAGACGTTCTGCCGCTGTGTGGTACTCACCGCTCCCGGACGTTCTGCCGCTCTTGTGCTGCCGTCATGGCGCTGTGTGGTACTCATCGGTCCTGGAG GTGCTGCCGCTCTTGTCCTGCTGTCATGGCGCTGTGTGGTACTCACCGCTCCCAGACGTTCTGCCGCTCTTGTCCTGCCGTCATGGCGCTGTGTGGTACTCACCGGTCACGGAGGTGCTGCCGCTCTTGTCCTGCCGTCGTGCCGCTGTGTGGTACTCACCGGTCCCGGACGTTCTGCCGCTCTTGTCCTGCCGCTGTGTGGTACTCACTGCTCCCGGACGTTCTGCCGCTCTTGTCCTGCCGTCATGGCGCTGTGTGGTACTCACCGGTCACGGAGGTGCTGCCGCTCTTGTCCTGCCGTCGTGCCGCTGTGTGGTACTCACCGGTCCCGGACGTTCTGCCGCTCTTGTCCTGCCGCTGTGTGGTACTCACTGCTCCCGGACGTTCTGCCGCTCTTGTCCTGCCGTCATGGCGCTGTGTGGTACTCACCGGTCACGGAGGTGCTGCCGCTCTTGTCCTGCCGTCGTGCCGCTGTGTGGTACTCACCGGTCCCGGACGTTCTGCCGCTGTGTGGTACTCACTGCTCCCGGACGTTCTGCCGCTCTTGTCCTGCCGTCATGGTGCTGTGTGCTACTCACCGCTCCCGGACGTTCTGCCGCTGTGTG GAGCGGCGCCTGCGCTGA